The following are from one region of the Pseudodesulfovibrio piezophilus C1TLV30 genome:
- a CDS encoding GAK system XXXCH domain-containing protein, with protein sequence MGNESKIVKYIDLKELPDFFRNLADALEQGNSDEFPCVEDCIKFKISGKNEFGKISVKGKFKSGKECVPDVDGMQSDGSPAKPKYKSLKKRMKQSFRMLVKLIHDGQMPPDEAVVSFLEDSALMVSYPGYGDEYYEDYTRACEAFREAHESGDMGRMHETIDVLVHEKSRCHAKYD encoded by the coding sequence ATGGGAAACGAATCGAAGATCGTGAAATATATTGATCTCAAGGAATTACCGGATTTTTTTCGGAATTTGGCTGATGCTCTGGAGCAAGGGAATTCCGATGAATTTCCCTGTGTCGAGGATTGTATTAAATTCAAGATCAGCGGAAAGAACGAATTCGGGAAGATCTCTGTCAAAGGCAAATTCAAGTCGGGCAAGGAATGCGTGCCTGATGTCGATGGTATGCAATCGGACGGTTCGCCCGCCAAGCCAAAATACAAGAGCCTCAAGAAGCGGATGAAGCAGAGCTTCAGGATGTTGGTCAAGTTGATTCATGACGGGCAGATGCCACCGGATGAAGCTGTGGTTTCATTTCTGGAGGATTCCGCCCTGATGGTGAGCTATCCCGGCTATGGTGATGAATATTATGAGGACTATACCAGAGCATGTGAGGCATTTCGTGAAGCGCATGAATCCGGTGACATGGGCAGAATGCACGAGACGATAGATGTCCTCGTTCATGAAAAGAGTCGCTGTCATGCCAAGTATGACTGA
- a CDS encoding LysR family transcriptional regulator — translation MELYQLKSFRAVAEAGNLTKASARIHASQPAVSAHIKALEEELGLPLFVRTPHGMQLTEMGQGLKIKADSILQAADDMLNQAKIYRQELTGDLVIALNTDTDFLRIAQLVTTLSVAHPKLRLKLFQSMSADILRDVRDRRIDAGFSFYDNPYPEVVAVALKKIPARIIAPLAWAEQVDGKSIEELAAMPWVKPNDECPFMKVIDELFAGTGVSLSDSIEADSESVIRELVAAGKGLSIIKESDAEAMCRSGQAVICETGPELSLTLFFLTPKSRATDPLIRAMTESVVSVWAGEEG, via the coding sequence ATGGAACTGTATCAACTTAAGTCATTCAGAGCCGTGGCCGAAGCTGGAAATCTGACCAAGGCTTCGGCACGTATCCACGCCAGCCAACCGGCTGTCTCAGCGCATATCAAGGCACTGGAGGAAGAACTTGGTCTGCCTCTTTTTGTCCGTACACCACATGGTATGCAGCTGACGGAAATGGGCCAGGGTCTCAAGATCAAGGCAGACTCGATTCTTCAAGCTGCCGACGACATGCTCAACCAGGCCAAAATATATCGTCAGGAGTTGACTGGCGATCTCGTTATCGCGCTCAATACGGATACGGATTTTCTCCGCATAGCCCAACTCGTGACAACGCTTTCAGTCGCTCATCCCAAACTTCGTCTCAAACTCTTTCAGAGCATGTCCGCCGATATTCTCAGGGATGTTCGCGATCGTCGTATCGATGCGGGGTTTTCCTTTTACGACAACCCCTATCCGGAGGTTGTCGCCGTTGCCTTGAAAAAAATTCCTGCCCGGATCATCGCCCCTCTCGCATGGGCTGAACAGGTTGACGGGAAATCCATTGAGGAGCTTGCCGCCATGCCATGGGTCAAGCCCAATGACGAATGCCCTTTCATGAAGGTCATCGATGAACTGTTTGCAGGCACAGGGGTATCTCTTTCCGACAGCATTGAGGCGGATTCAGAAAGTGTCATCCGGGAACTTGTGGCGGCCGGGAAAGGCCTCTCCATTATCAAAGAGAGCGATGCTGAAGCAATGTGTCGTTCCGGGCAGGCCGTGATCTGTGAGACAGGGCCGGAGCTTTCCTTGACCCTTTTCTTTCTTACCCCGAAGTCTCGCGCTACAGATCCGCTTATCAGGGCCATGACTGAATCCGTTGTCTCGGTCTGGGCTGGTGAAGAGGGGTGA
- the asnB gene encoding asparagine synthase (glutamine-hydrolyzing), which produces MEHIQPHHPHFPNPVPADRHLREMCGITGFINPAMIGDKQGLLTTSETMANTLNHRGPDGSGTFADAQFGVALAHRRLAIIDLTDCGAQPMRSVDGRLTITFNGEIYNFQEIRTELESAGGPFLPWRSSSDTEVMLAAIQVWGLETALSRFVGMFAFALWDQDQHVLHLARDRMGEKPLYYGRAGNSLVFGSELKALRAYPGFSPELDMEALSLYLRFQYVPEPRSIYTGVAKLSPGHLLTVHADALHDLTPVPYWTLSETVINAQAAPFSGTETEAADQLEGLLRSSVRNQMLADVPLGALLSGGIDSSLITALMQQESCRPIRSFTIGFDDAAYDESASARQIAAHIGTDHTELFVTPDHVLDLIETLPDLYDEPFSDASQLPTHLVAQITRNHVTVCLTGDGGDEAFAGYNRHFWAPAIWNKISRFPTGLRSLTARALQQISPGSYETLFSALGHLLPKASRVSTPGHKLHKLADILSMESREALYKQLCSTWSDPAKLLGVPEPSTDIDLPDSWPPFADYTRQMQYLDTITYLTGDILHKVDRATMGVSLESRAPYLDHRVLEFAWRLPVSMLIRKKQGKHILRTILDRSVPKELMDRPKMGFGIPIDKWLRGPLKEWAYSLLDPTRLRRQGMLDVALITRQLNEHMSGQRDNQYRLWNILMLQSWLDRWMH; this is translated from the coding sequence ATGGAACACATTCAGCCCCACCATCCGCACTTCCCAAACCCGGTCCCGGCTGATAGACATCTGCGTGAGATGTGCGGCATTACCGGTTTTATCAATCCAGCCATGATCGGCGACAAGCAGGGACTCCTGACCACGTCTGAAACCATGGCCAACACCCTGAACCACCGCGGCCCGGATGGCTCCGGTACATTTGCCGACGCGCAATTCGGTGTTGCCTTGGCCCATCGCCGCCTCGCCATCATCGACCTGACTGACTGCGGTGCCCAGCCCATGCGCAGTGTCGATGGACGGTTGACCATTACTTTCAACGGCGAAATCTATAATTTTCAGGAAATTCGAACGGAACTGGAATCGGCAGGCGGCCCTTTCCTGCCCTGGCGGAGCAGTTCTGATACTGAGGTCATGCTTGCTGCCATACAGGTATGGGGTTTGGAAACAGCTCTGAGTCGTTTTGTCGGGATGTTCGCCTTTGCCCTCTGGGACCAGGATCAGCATGTTCTGCATCTTGCGCGGGACAGAATGGGAGAAAAACCCCTCTACTATGGCCGGGCCGGAAACAGTCTTGTTTTCGGCTCTGAACTCAAGGCTCTGCGGGCCTATCCCGGATTCTCGCCAGAACTCGATATGGAAGCCCTCTCTCTGTACCTACGCTTCCAGTATGTCCCGGAACCCCGCTCCATCTACACAGGTGTTGCAAAACTTTCTCCCGGCCATCTGCTGACCGTTCATGCGGACGCGCTCCATGACCTGACCCCGGTCCCTTACTGGACCCTGAGCGAGACCGTGATCAACGCACAGGCTGCCCCTTTTTCAGGGACTGAGACTGAGGCCGCAGATCAGCTTGAAGGACTTTTGCGTTCGTCGGTTCGTAACCAGATGCTCGCGGATGTGCCATTGGGCGCACTCCTTTCCGGCGGTATCGATTCATCCCTGATCACCGCCCTCATGCAGCAGGAATCATGCCGCCCTATTCGCAGTTTCACCATAGGATTCGACGATGCCGCCTATGACGAATCCGCCAGTGCCCGACAGATTGCCGCTCATATCGGCACAGACCATACCGAACTATTTGTCACCCCGGACCATGTTCTCGATCTGATTGAGACCCTCCCCGATCTCTATGACGAACCCTTTTCCGACGCCTCCCAACTCCCCACCCATCTTGTGGCCCAAATCACACGAAATCATGTCACGGTCTGCCTCACCGGAGATGGTGGAGACGAAGCCTTTGCCGGGTATAACCGACATTTTTGGGCACCGGCCATATGGAATAAAATCAGTCGGTTCCCGACAGGTCTTCGTTCTCTGACAGCCCGTGCACTTCAGCAGATTTCACCGGGAAGTTACGAAACGCTCTTTTCCGCCCTCGGACATCTACTCCCCAAGGCATCACGTGTCAGTACGCCGGGCCACAAACTCCACAAGCTCGCTGATATCCTCTCCATGGAGAGCCGAGAAGCCCTTTACAAGCAACTCTGCTCCACCTGGTCAGACCCTGCGAAACTGCTCGGAGTCCCGGAACCTTCCACAGATATCGACCTGCCCGATTCCTGGCCTCCCTTTGCCGATTATACACGCCAGATGCAGTATCTCGATACCATCACCTACCTGACGGGTGACATACTGCATAAGGTTGACCGCGCGACCATGGGAGTCTCTCTGGAATCGCGCGCGCCCTATCTCGACCACAGGGTTCTTGAATTTGCATGGAGATTACCGGTCTCCATGCTGATCCGTAAAAAACAGGGGAAACATATTCTTCGGACCATCCTTGACCGATCTGTACCGAAAGAACTGATGGACCGTCCCAAGATGGGCTTTGGAATTCCCATTGACAAATGGCTGCGCGGTCCTCTCAAGGAATGGGCTTATTCCCTGCTTGACCCAACACGACTTCGCCGACAGGGGATGCTCGATGTCGCTCTCATTACCCGACAACTCAACGAACATATGAGCGGTCAACGAGACAACCAGTACCGGCTCTGGAATATACTTATGCTTCAATCATGGCTGGACAGGTGGATGCATTGA